Proteins encoded in a region of the Haloarcula sp. CBA1129 genome:
- a CDS encoding PrkA family serine protein kinase codes for MTGQEYIDRADESLDAAYEAPMSLAEYVDTVLETPQVAAHASKYLLDAIEAAGTRMVIEEGDEKERYRFFDDPYNDGEHAILGNTEVLNAFVDDLRSIAAGRGKDEKIIWLEGPTATGKSELKRCLINGLREYSKTPEGRRYTVEWNVAGAGGSATSMTYGNAAIEDEDDWYESPVQAHPLTVFPDDVRADLLADINERLDDHIPIRVDGQLDPFSREAYDFLEEQYRRQGETDLFSAVTQPAHLRVKNFVVDVGHGIGILHSEDEGTPKERLVGSWMHGMLRELDSRGRKNPQAFSYDGVLSQGNGLLTVVEDAAQHADLLQKLLNVPDESHVKLDKGIGMDVDTQLVIISNPDLEAQLNKHADREGQDPLKALKRRLDKHEFTYLTNLSLEAQLLRRELTNETRVWDPESWDELETWIQEPLTISVRDEVETATDKELAPHTIESAALYAVVSRLDSAEIPTGLDLVDKALLFDRGYLMEGDERIDIDDYDLETTAEDGDHGIPVTYVRDIIADLLHEPQDRHHPDLPVEHVLMPRDVLNAVAEGLEDAPVFSTGEATEYEERVVTVKNYIFGQQEQDVLDAMMRDKRVDEATVEEYIEHVYAWESDDQIENERGELVDPDPLKMKIFEIEHLGRFDEKNYDGNEPDHAVEQFRTDKIITALNRHAWQRRDEEFRVSDVNPKEIPVINTVLGSYDWDDIQRTYEDFEPGQWDEPPSGTETARVKAKTLDNMVEMFDYTPASAELTSRHVMSQVSYRWD; via the coding sequence ATGACAGGCCAGGAGTACATCGACCGCGCGGACGAGTCACTCGACGCTGCCTACGAGGCCCCGATGAGCCTCGCGGAGTACGTCGACACCGTCCTCGAAACGCCACAGGTCGCGGCCCACGCCTCGAAGTATCTGCTTGACGCCATCGAAGCCGCGGGGACCCGGATGGTCATCGAGGAAGGCGACGAGAAGGAGCGCTACCGGTTCTTCGACGACCCGTACAACGACGGCGAGCATGCCATCCTCGGAAACACCGAGGTCTTGAACGCCTTCGTCGACGACCTCCGCTCGATTGCGGCGGGTCGGGGGAAAGACGAGAAGATCATCTGGCTGGAGGGGCCGACAGCCACGGGGAAATCCGAACTGAAACGCTGTCTCATCAACGGCCTCCGGGAGTACTCGAAGACGCCAGAAGGGCGGCGCTACACCGTCGAGTGGAACGTCGCCGGAGCGGGCGGCAGCGCCACGAGTATGACTTACGGGAACGCGGCCATCGAGGACGAGGACGACTGGTACGAAAGCCCCGTCCAGGCCCACCCGCTGACGGTGTTCCCCGATGACGTGCGCGCGGACCTGCTCGCCGACATCAACGAGCGCCTCGACGACCATATCCCCATTCGCGTCGACGGCCAGCTCGACCCGTTCTCTCGGGAGGCCTACGACTTCCTCGAAGAGCAGTACCGACGGCAGGGCGAAACAGACCTGTTCTCGGCGGTCACACAGCCCGCCCACCTCCGGGTGAAGAACTTCGTCGTGGACGTGGGACATGGCATCGGCATCCTCCACTCCGAGGACGAGGGCACGCCAAAGGAACGGCTGGTCGGCTCGTGGATGCACGGGATGCTCCGGGAACTCGATTCGCGGGGCCGGAAGAACCCACAGGCGTTCAGCTACGACGGCGTCCTCTCGCAGGGTAACGGCCTGCTGACCGTCGTCGAAGACGCCGCCCAGCACGCCGACCTGCTCCAGAAGCTCCTGAACGTCCCCGACGAGTCCCACGTCAAACTCGACAAGGGCATCGGGATGGACGTGGACACGCAGCTGGTCATCATCTCGAACCCGGATCTGGAAGCCCAGCTGAACAAACACGCCGACCGAGAGGGGCAGGACCCGCTGAAGGCGCTGAAACGCCGGCTCGACAAACACGAGTTCACGTACCTGACGAATCTCTCGCTTGAGGCCCAGCTCCTGCGGCGGGAGCTGACCAACGAGACGCGGGTCTGGGACCCCGAGTCTTGGGACGAACTGGAGACGTGGATTCAGGAGCCATTGACCATCTCGGTCCGGGACGAAGTCGAGACGGCGACCGACAAGGAGCTGGCCCCACACACCATCGAGTCCGCGGCGCTATATGCCGTCGTCTCGCGGCTCGACAGCGCCGAGATTCCGACGGGACTCGATCTCGTCGACAAGGCGCTGCTGTTTGACCGGGGCTACCTGATGGAAGGCGACGAGCGGATCGACATCGACGATTACGACTTAGAAACCACCGCCGAGGACGGCGATCACGGCATCCCAGTCACCTACGTGCGCGACATCATCGCCGACCTGCTACACGAGCCACAGGATCGCCATCACCCCGACCTCCCGGTCGAGCACGTGCTGATGCCGCGGGACGTGCTCAACGCCGTCGCCGAGGGGCTGGAAGACGCCCCGGTGTTCTCCACCGGCGAGGCCACGGAGTACGAGGAACGGGTCGTGACTGTCAAGAACTACATCTTCGGCCAGCAGGAACAGGACGTACTCGACGCGATGATGCGGGACAAGCGCGTCGACGAGGCGACTGTCGAGGAGTACATCGAACACGTCTACGCTTGGGAGTCCGACGACCAGATCGAGAACGAGCGCGGCGAACTCGTCGACCCGGACCCGCTGAAGATGAAGATATTCGAAATCGAGCATCTGGGTCGCTTCGACGAGAAGAACTACGACGGCAACGAGCCCGACCACGCCGTCGAGCAGTTCCGCACGGACAAGATAATCACGGCGTTGAACCGCCACGCGTGGCAGCGCCGCGACGAGGAGTTCCGCGTCAGCGACGTCAACCCCAAGGAGATTCCGGTCATCAACACAGTGCTTGGCAGCTACGACTGGGACGACATCCAGCGGACCTACGAGGACTTCGAGCCCGGACAGTGGGACGAACCGCCGTCCGGAACTGAGACGGCCCGTGTCAAGGCGAAGACGCTGGACAACATGGTCGAGATGTTCGACTACACGCCGGCGTCGGCCGAGCTGACGAGCCGTCACGTTATGAGTCAGGTGAGCTACAGATGGGACTGA
- a CDS encoding YeaH/YhbH family protein: MGLKDDLERYRDVGEERRQDLAEFIQYGDLGQSRGDSVRIPIKIVDLPEFEYDQRDQGGVGQGEGAEEGDPVGQPQPQPGDGDEDGDPGEEGGEHEYYEMDPEEFAEELDEQLGLDLEPKGKKVIEEKEGDFTDITRTGPSSTLDFERLFKKGLKRKLAMDFDENYVREALKVDGWGPATVYEWTREQNMPVSKAWIDDAYEELPGDEKAVWDSIEEMEENVEKVETSQRIRQEGVDQIPFRREDERYRYPEIVEEREKNVVVVNIRDVSGSMRQKKRELVERTFTPLDWYLTGKYDNAEFVYIAHDADAWEVDRDEFFGIRSGGGTRISSAYELAAEILEEEFPWSEWNRYVFAAGDSENSSNDTEEKVVPLMEQIPANLHAYVETQPSGNAINATHAEEVERSFRDADNVAVAYVSSPEDVVDAIYDILSTEDQ, translated from the coding sequence ATGGGACTGAAAGACGACCTCGAACGGTACCGCGACGTTGGTGAGGAGCGCCGACAGGACCTCGCCGAGTTCATCCAGTACGGCGACCTCGGCCAGTCTCGGGGCGACTCCGTCCGTATCCCTATCAAAATCGTCGACCTGCCTGAGTTCGAATACGACCAGCGCGACCAAGGCGGGGTCGGTCAGGGCGAGGGGGCTGAAGAGGGCGACCCGGTCGGCCAGCCACAGCCCCAGCCCGGCGACGGTGACGAGGACGGCGACCCCGGCGAGGAAGGCGGCGAACACGAGTACTACGAGATGGACCCCGAGGAGTTCGCCGAGGAGTTAGACGAACAGCTCGGGCTCGACCTCGAACCCAAGGGTAAGAAGGTCATCGAGGAGAAGGAGGGCGACTTCACGGACATCACACGGACCGGTCCCTCCTCGACGCTCGACTTCGAGCGGCTGTTCAAGAAGGGGCTGAAGCGAAAGCTCGCGATGGACTTCGACGAGAACTACGTCCGCGAGGCGCTCAAAGTCGACGGCTGGGGGCCGGCCACCGTCTACGAGTGGACCCGCGAGCAGAACATGCCCGTCTCGAAGGCGTGGATCGACGACGCCTACGAGGAACTGCCCGGCGACGAGAAGGCCGTCTGGGACTCCATCGAGGAGATGGAAGAAAACGTCGAGAAAGTCGAGACCTCACAGCGCATCCGTCAGGAAGGTGTCGATCAGATCCCGTTCCGCCGCGAGGACGAACGCTATCGCTACCCCGAAATCGTCGAGGAGCGCGAGAAGAACGTCGTCGTCGTGAACATCCGGGACGTCTCCGGGTCGATGCGCCAGAAGAAACGCGAGCTCGTCGAGCGGACGTTCACGCCGCTTGACTGGTACCTGACCGGGAAATACGACAACGCCGAGTTCGTCTACATCGCCCACGACGCCGACGCGTGGGAGGTCGACCGCGACGAGTTCTTCGGCATCCGCTCTGGCGGCGGGACCCGCATTTCCAGTGCGTACGAACTCGCCGCCGAAATCCTCGAAGAAGAGTTCCCATGGAGCGAGTGGAACCGCTACGTGTTCGCGGCGGGCGACAGCGAGAACTCCTCGAACGACACCGAGGAGAAGGTCGTCCCGCTGATGGAGCAGATTCCGGCGAACCTCCATGCCTACGTGGAGACCCAGCCCAGCGGGAACGCGATCAACGCCACCCACGCCGAGGAGGTCGAACGCTCTTTCCGCGACGCCGACAACGTCGCGGTCGCGTACGTCTCCTCGCCGGAGGACGTGGTGGACGCCATCTACGACATACTCAGTACGGAGGACCAATGA
- a CDS encoding SpoVR family protein, producing MNDDRFAKQRIADDLDEPVEEAGNLARKLGLQPYPVNYWIVDYDEMNELIAYGGFQQRYPHWRWGMQYDRQQKQGQFLGGKAFEIVNNDDPSHAFLQESNTLADQKAVITHVEAHADFFANNEWFRMFTDGSSRTTTDDSGEDRRRGPDAAGMLARHGDTIQEYMQDPDIERAEVERFIDHVLCLEDNIDQHVPYSPVETVPQEFEDIEGADVTDQLEDLDLSEEVKRQVFDEEWLDAQRDDDENVTFPAEPEKDVLGFLRKHGMQYDADAERATEMEDWQMDLLELLRREAHYFAPQKMTKIMNEGWASYWESLMMTGERFAGDDEFILYSDHMSKVLGSGGLNPYSLGLEIWEYVENTENRREVIERLLRVEGITWRNFEDSIDYETVQDHLEPPAWLTDIPSHLDAIDPEDPRVDSDGLAAARDGAFDVEQYPWKVLTYEGLAQRHYSLVKPQYRGFVSRVGQEELERTARYMFDDSRYDSVEAALADVDYTRGWERMREIRESHNDVTFLDEFLTQEFVDDNDYFTYEYTHASGDYRVTSTDHEDVKKKLMLQFTNFGKPTVVVEDGNYQNRNELLLAHQYNGVMLDIGQAKEVLKRTFELWGRPVNLLTIVKEFDDHDVEVAKRRDREPEPEEVGKRIRYDGDDVTVTDVDWAEVEHLTATDIDYNTKPDEWLA from the coding sequence ATGAACGACGATAGATTCGCGAAACAACGCATTGCCGATGACCTCGACGAACCCGTCGAGGAGGCTGGCAATCTCGCCAGAAAGCTCGGGCTGCAACCCTACCCGGTGAACTACTGGATCGTCGACTACGACGAGATGAACGAACTCATCGCCTACGGCGGCTTCCAGCAGCGCTACCCACACTGGCGCTGGGGGATGCAGTACGACCGCCAACAGAAGCAGGGCCAGTTCCTCGGCGGGAAGGCCTTCGAGATCGTCAACAACGACGACCCTTCCCATGCGTTCTTACAGGAGTCGAACACGCTGGCCGACCAGAAGGCGGTTATCACCCACGTCGAGGCCCACGCCGACTTCTTCGCCAACAACGAGTGGTTCCGGATGTTCACCGACGGCTCCTCCCGGACGACGACCGACGACTCCGGTGAGGACCGTCGCCGCGGCCCCGACGCCGCCGGAATGCTCGCTCGCCACGGCGACACCATTCAGGAGTATATGCAGGACCCCGACATCGAACGGGCCGAGGTCGAGCGGTTCATCGACCACGTCCTCTGTCTGGAGGACAACATCGACCAGCACGTCCCCTACAGCCCGGTCGAGACAGTCCCACAGGAGTTCGAAGACATCGAAGGGGCTGACGTGACCGACCAGCTAGAGGATCTGGACCTCTCGGAGGAGGTCAAACGGCAGGTGTTCGACGAGGAGTGGCTGGACGCCCAGCGCGACGACGACGAGAACGTCACCTTCCCCGCCGAGCCCGAGAAGGACGTGCTCGGATTCCTGCGCAAGCACGGGATGCAGTACGACGCGGACGCCGAGCGCGCCACGGAGATGGAGGACTGGCAGATGGACCTGCTCGAACTCCTCCGCCGGGAGGCCCACTACTTTGCGCCGCAGAAAATGACGAAAATAATGAACGAGGGATGGGCCTCTTACTGGGAATCTCTGATGATGACCGGCGAGCGCTTTGCCGGCGACGACGAGTTCATCCTCTACTCGGACCACATGTCGAAGGTACTCGGGTCGGGCGGGCTCAATCCATACAGCCTCGGCTTGGAGATCTGGGAGTACGTCGAAAACACGGAGAACCGCCGCGAGGTCATCGAGCGCCTGCTCCGCGTCGAGGGCATCACTTGGCGGAACTTCGAAGACAGCATCGACTACGAGACGGTACAGGACCACCTCGAACCGCCGGCGTGGCTCACTGACATTCCGAGCCATCTCGATGCCATCGACCCCGAAGACCCGCGGGTCGATAGCGACGGCTTGGCGGCAGCCCGCGACGGCGCGTTCGACGTGGAGCAGTACCCGTGGAAGGTGCTGACCTACGAGGGACTGGCCCAGCGTCACTACTCGCTGGTCAAGCCACAGTACCGTGGGTTCGTCTCCCGGGTCGGTCAGGAGGAACTAGAGCGGACCGCCCGCTACATGTTCGACGACTCGCGCTACGACAGCGTCGAAGCGGCACTGGCTGACGTGGACTACACCCGCGGCTGGGAGCGGATGCGGGAAATCCGCGAGAGCCACAACGACGTGACCTTCCTCGATGAGTTCCTCACTCAGGAGTTCGTCGACGACAACGACTACTTCACCTACGAGTACACCCACGCTTCCGGCGATTACCGCGTGACCTCGACGGACCACGAGGACGTCAAGAAGAAGCTGATGTTGCAGTTCACCAACTTCGGGAAGCCCACCGTCGTCGTCGAGGACGGCAACTACCAGAACCGTAACGAACTGCTGTTGGCCCACCAGTACAACGGCGTGATGCTCGACATCGGACAGGCGAAAGAAGTCCTCAAGCGGACCTTCGAGCTCTGGGGCCGGCCCGTGAACCTCCTGACCATCGTCAAGGAGTTCGACGATCACGACGTGGAGGTCGCCAAGCGCCGTGATCGGGAACCCGAACCCGAGGAGGTCGGGAAGCGAATCCGCTACGATGGCGACGACGTAACCGTCACCGACGTGGACTGGGCCGAGGTCGAACACCTCACGGCGACCGACATCGACTACAACACCAAGCCAGACGAATGGCTTGCCTGA
- a CDS encoding secondary thiamine-phosphate synthase enzyme YjbQ, producing MPTNRFTVATDEQLSVVDITDRVRDVIPDDAEGTCTVFVRHTTAGITVNEAEPRLLGDLSDALGDLVPDTGWDHDELDGNADAHVRALFVGPSETIPVRDGGLDMGTWQSVLLVDCDGPRERAVDVVCPD from the coding sequence ATGCCAACGAATCGGTTCACTGTCGCGACTGACGAACAGCTCTCGGTGGTCGATATCACCGACCGGGTCCGGGACGTGATTCCCGACGATGCCGAGGGGACCTGCACCGTTTTCGTCCGTCACACCACTGCAGGAATCACAGTCAACGAGGCCGAGCCGCGACTGCTCGGCGATCTTAGCGATGCACTCGGAGACCTCGTGCCGGACACCGGGTGGGACCACGACGAACTGGACGGCAACGCGGATGCACACGTCCGGGCACTGTTTGTCGGGCCGAGCGAGACGATTCCCGTCCGCGACGGGGGCCTCGATATGGGGACGTGGCAGTCCGTGCTGCTCGTTGACTGCGACGGGCCGCGCGAACGAGCCGTTGACGTGGTCTGTCCCGACTGA